The sequence CACTGATCCTCAAACGGCTCCAGTGCCTCATTCACAAACACACTGTTCCCCTTCTCCCGCACCGCCTTCTGCATCGGCAGCGCGATTAAATTCCCAAAGCCTCCGCGCGGCAGCGTGTCCTGATTCGGAAAGAAGCGGTCATAAGACTTCATCCCCGCCTCCGGACGCTGCTCCATCGTCTCCGTCAGCACATGCGCCCCCAGCTTCCGCGCCAGCGCCGCCGGGATCGCCTCCGCGAAAAACACCCACACATGCCCGCCCTCCCCGCTGCGCGACCTCTCCAGCACCGCAGGCACCTTCAGCCTCTCGCAAGTCGCCAAAAACGCCCGCGCATCCGCCGCCCAGTCCCCTTCATCGAAATCCACCGCCAAGAAAAAACACCGCTCATCCAGCAGCATCGGATACACCCCCGCCACAAACGCCTTCCCCCGCTCATCCACCCCCGAAAGATGCCGCCTGATGACCTCATCTGTCACCGGCAGCCACTTCTGAAACCGGCAGTCCGAGCACTTGATCCTCGGCTTCTCACAGATCCCCGCACCCACTCATTCCCACACACCGGCGAATACCCGCTCTTTCCTGACTTCACCGATTCAAACCGCAGTGGATACACCTCCTCTCGCCCCCGAAACAGCGAGCGGAAAAGCGTGATCTTCTCCGCCGGGGTGGATTGGTTGGTGACGGGCATGGAGAGGCTATTTGCTCAAAGGTGATGCCAGGGGATCGCGGTGATGTGGGAGTCGAGTTGCATCGGGCGGTCGCAGCGGCAAACGACGTAGCCGCGCTTGGCTTTGCCTTTCTGCTCGGCCATGAAGGTGCGCAGGTGGCGGGCATCGGAAGGAGTGGGGTTTGTGGTCCATTTCACCTCGATGGGGATGATCTCACCACCGTGCTCGATGATGAAGTCCACCTCCGCGCCGTCCTTGGTGCGCATGTAGTAGAGATTGCCTTTGCCCAGGTAGCGCAGGCGTTTCCATAGCTCGATCCCGACCCATTGCTCAAAGATGGGGCCAGGATTGGACAGCACCGTCTGCTCAGATGCTGTCAGCCCTGCGGCGGCGTGACGCAGGCCGAGGTCAAAGAGGTAGAAGCGCGGGGTCGAGAGCAGTTGCTTCCTCGGGCTGCGGGTCCAGGCGGGAAGGGTGAAGCCGAGAAACATGTCCTCCAAAAGCTGGTAGTGCGCCTTGACCGTCGGCTGCGAGAGAGCGGCTTCGTTGGAGATGGCGGCATAGTTCACGATCTGGCCGGATTCGGCAGCCGCGAGTTGCAGGAAGCGCTGAAACTTCCCCCAATCACGCACCAGGCCCTCGCGGCGGATTTCCTCCTCCAAATGCAGCACCGCATAGCCATTGAGCATCGCGTCCCGGTCCTCCTCATCCGCGGTGACGACGCCCGGTAGCTCGCCGAAGGCCAGCCGCGTGATCAGATCCGCCTCGGGGAAACGGTTGCGGCTCGGGGGATCAAAAGAAATGTCGATGATGCCTGCGCTGGTGGCTTTCATCGACTTCGGAGCTGGACGTTCAGCCATCGTCAGGGGGAAGAGGTGATGCACAAAGCTGCGCCCCGGCAGCAGGTTTGCTCCGGCCTGTCGCAGCTTTCGCGCCGAGCTGCCGCACAGGATGAAGCGCCAGCGTTTCTTGTCCGAATCGAAAAGATGTTGCACTGCATCAAACAGGGCGGGCACAGCCTGCACCTCATCGACAAAGACGGTGTGCGGCTCCTTTTGGCCTGGCATGGCCTGGCAGATGCGGATCAGCCTTTCTGGCTCGCGCAGGAAGCGTGATCGCTCACCCGGATCAGCCAGATCAAAGATGTGGGCGTGCTCTGGCAGCAGGGAGCGGATGAGTGTGGACTTCCCACACTGCCGCGCTCCGAACACGATGTGAACGAACGGTCGAGTGAGCTTTGCGGCGAGTGTCGGGGCATACCAGCGGTCAAACATAAGGCCAATCTAAGGCGATAAATCCAAATGTCACTTTAGATTACGCGTCTATTTCTAATGTTCTGTTTGGATTGTGAGCCTACAGGGGAGCGTTGTCGTAAGTCCTTGCTGGCCGTTTTCGATGTGTTCGAGGCCTGGGGGAAGGCTGCTTTTGAATTTGGGGCACCGATGAGTGTGATCACGACGATTAGGCTTTTCTGACGGCGCAAGTCATGGCTACAGGCGTTCGCAATGCCTGTGAACTGCTCTACTTTTGTAGTGATGAAATCATGGTCTCCTTTCGACTGAACCCTGGACTAGATCAAAGCGCAGCTTCGCAAGCTCCATAAAGGCCGAACTAAAGATTTGGTGAATCACTAGCAGGATGGTCTTTGCTTGATTTGGCTGGTCTCCACGCTTGAGAAAGTAGCACTGCTCATGTCCACGAACTTTTCTCGCCGTCATATCGGTCCGTCTGCCTCGGAGGCAGTGTCGATGCTCCAAACTCTCGGTTTTCAGTCGCTGGATGCTTTGATCGACAATGTCGTGCCAGAGGCCATCCGCAGCCGGGAGGCGCTGAATTTACCACAGCCGCTCTCGGAGGAACAGGCGCTACGCAGACTCAAGCAGATGATGGGGCGCAATAAGGTGCTGCGCTCCTTTATCGGACTGGGCTATCACGATACTTTTACGCCACCAGTGATTCAGCGGAACGTGCTGGAGAATCCAGGCTGGTACACGGCTTACACTCCGTATCAGGCTGAGATCGCACAGGGGCGACTGGAGGCGCTGATGAATTTCCAGACGATGATTTGTGATCTGACGAAGATGGATGTGGCGAATGCATCCCTGCTGGATGAGGGCACTGCTTGTGCCGAGGCACTGGGACTGGCTCTGGCGCAGGTGAATGGCGCATCGCATGTGGTCGTATCGGATCAATGCCATCCACATGTCACCGAGGTGGTAAAGACACGCTTAGCGGCGCTGAGCGTGGAGGTGAAAGTGGTCGATGTGATGCACTGGCGACATGATAGCTCCAGTAAGCCTGCCGCTGTGCTGGTCAGCTATCCAGACACCCTCGGAGTGATTCAAGATTATGAATCTCTGGCGCTGGAGACGCATGCGGCGGGTGCTCTGCTCGTGGTGAGTGCGGATCTGCTGGCGCTGGCGGTATTGCGCCCGCCGGGAGAGTTTGGCGCGGATATTTGCGTGGGGAATAGTCAGCGTTTTGGCGTGCCGCTGGGCTTTGGTGGACCGCATGCTGCCTTCATGGCGGTGAAGGATGCGCTGAAGCGTCGCATGCCTGGGCGCTTGGTCGGCTTGTCCAAAGACGCGGCGGGGCGGCCTGCGTATCGGCTTTCCTTGCAGACGCGTGAGCAGCATATCCGCCGTGAAAAGGCCACTAGCAACATCTGCACGGCACAGGTGCTGCTCGCGGTGATCGCTGGCATGTATGCCGTGTATCATGGGCCAGAGGGGCTGCGCCGGATCGCCCTCCGCACCCATGGAGCCGCAGTGTGGCTGGCCAGCGAGCTGATGCAGGGTGGAGTGGATGTCCTGAGTGATGATTTTTTTGATACCTTGAGCATCCGCACGGCCAAGGCAGATGATGCGCTGAAGCGTGCGCAGCTTTACGGCATCAATCTCCGTAAAATCGACGCACAGACTGTGGGCGTCGCACTGGATGAGCGTGTGACCGCAGAGGAGCTGGTTCATCTTCTTGCCGTGTTTGGTATCGCCAAGCCGAAGCAGCAACCGCTCCTACAGGATGAGCATGAGCTGCACTTCTCTGCCCAGCATCAGCGGACATCGGCTTACCTGAAGCATCCTGTCTTCAATAGCTACCACAGTGAGTCAGAGATGATGCGCTACCTCCACCGCTTAGAGGTGAAAGACATCGCGCTCAATCGCAGCATGATCCCACTGGGCTCCTGCACGATGAAACTGAATGCGGTGGCGGAAATGATGCCTCTGAGCTGGCCAGAGGTGAATGCACTGCACCCTTTTTGCCCGTATGATCAGAGTGAGGGCTACCACGCCATGTTTAGCGAGCTGGAGTCTTGGCTCGCCGAGTGTACAGGGTTTGATGCCGTGTCGCTCCAGCCCAATGCGGGCTCGCAGGGAGAGTATGCGGGGCTTTTGGCCATCCGGCGCTTCCATGAGGCACATGGAGACCATCACCGCGATGTGTGCCTCATTCCGACCTCTGCACACGGCACGAATCCCGCCAGTGCCGTCATGTGCGGCATGAAAGTCGTGCCTGTCATATGTGATGAGCAGGGCAATATCAGTGTGGATGATTTGAGATCGAAAATCGCAAACCACGCTGACAATCTCGCCGCGCTCATGGTGACGTATCCTAGCACGCATGGTGTCTTTGAGGCCAGCATCGTGGAAATCTGCCGCGCAGTCCATGATGCCGGTGGTCAGGTCTATATGGATGGGGCGAACATGAATGCCCAAGTCGGACTCACCTCTCCTGGACGCATCGGGGCGGATGTCTGCCATCTGAATCTGCACAAGACCTTCTGCATCCCACATGGGGGCGGTGGACCCGGCGTGGGACCGATCGCTGTGGCGGCTCATCTACGTCCACATCTGCCTGGGCATCACACCTGGAGTGATCAAAAAGTCGGAGCTGTCTGCTCTGCCCCCTGGGGGAGTGCGAGCATCTGCACCATCTCATGGATGTACATCGCCATGATGGGGCCGCAGCTCGTGCAGGCCACGAAGTATGCCATCCTGAACGCGAACTATACAGCAAAGCGCCTGGAGCCGAGTTTCCCTACCCTATATAAGGGGCAGGGAGGCCTTGTGGCGCATGAGTGCATCATCGACCTTCGGCATTTCAAACGCGTCACCGTCGAGGACGTGGCCAAGCGGCTCATGGACTTCGGATTTCATGCACCGACGATGAGTTGGCCAGTGGGCGGCACTCTGATGATCGAGCCCACGGAGAGCGAGAGCCAAGCCGAGCTGGATCGCCTGTGCGAGGCCCTGCAATGCATCCGCTCGGAAATCGAATCCATCGAAACTGGCACATCGGATGCAGTAGATAACGCCCTCAAGCACGCTCCTCACACTGCGGAAGCAGTCTGCGCCAATCACTGGCCCCATGCCTACTCACGAGAAGAAGCCACTTATCCACTGAAATGGGTCCGTGAGTCGAAATACTGGCCCCCGGTAGCTCGCATCGACAACGTCCACGGAGACCGTCATCTGATCTGCACCTGCGTCAGTGTGGAAGAGGCTGCGGCTCAATGATTTGGCTAACCTGCGGCCGACTTCTGTCTGGCATCTATCTTTTCAAAAGCCCACCATAACTTTTGGCCCACTGGAGTCATAAGGTGGAGCGGGTGATGGGAATCGAACCCACGTATCAAGCTTGGGAAGCTCGTGTTCTACCATTGAACTACACCCGCGTGTAAGGTGTTGTATGAGTAGTCGTGAGCACCACTGCGGCAATCACTTTGTTCATTTATCCGGGGCGGGAGAGGCGCGTTTTTGACGGGTCGGTATCACTGACGATTTGCGGCTAAGGTTCAAAATAGGGCGGGAAAAGCCAAATTGAGCCAGATATAAATATTGCATATACGCATACACTCATATAGAAATCTGATTGGAAACTTCTATTTCAACTATGAGCAAACACCTTCTCATCCTCGGCGGCGGCACTGCTGGCACCATGATGGCGAATCACCTCCGCCGTCGTCTTTCGAGGTCAGATTGGCGAATGACTGTAGTGGATCGCTCAGAGCGGCACCTGTATCAGCCAGGGTTTCTTTTTTTACCCTTCGGGATTTATGAAGAGAGCGATATTGTGCGACAGACGCGGGATTTTATCCCTCACGGCGTCGATTTCGTCCAGGCTGAGGTAGATCAGATTCTCCCATCAGAGCACGCGGTCACCTTCAATGATGGAAAGCGACTGTCCTACGACCTGCTCATCGTCGCTACAGGCTGTCGCACGGCCCCGGAGGAAACAGAGGGCATGCTAGGGCCAAAATGGCGTGTGAACGTGCATGATTTCTACACGCTTGATGGTGCTAAGGCTCTGCGGGAAAAGTTGGCCGATTTCACTGGTGGTCGTGTGGTCGTCCATATCAACGAAATGCCGATCAAGTGCCCTGTGGCTCCACTGGAGTTTGCATTCCTGGCCGATACCTATTTCCGCGAGCGTGGACTGCGAGACAAAATCACGCTCACCTATGTCACGCCACTCTCTGGAGCCTTTACCAAGCCCAAATCCTCCAAGAAGCTCGGTCATCTGCTGGCTGACAAGGGTATCGAACTGGTCACTGACTTCGTAGCAGAACGGGTCGATCAGGAAAATGACAAGCTGATCTGCTTTGATGGTCGTGAGGTGCCATACGACCTCCTGGTGACCACGCCGACGAACATGGGCTCTGAAGCCGTGCGCCGCAGCGCCATGGGTGATGATCTCGATTTCATCCCGACTCATAAACACACGCTCCAATCGCTCCAGCACCCCGATGTCTTTGTCATCGGTGATGCGACGAATGTGCCTGCCTCCAAAGCGGGCTCCGTAGCCCACTTTGAGAGTGAAACGCTCGCTGATAACGTGATGCGCCATATCCGAGGCGAACCACTGAAGGAGGACTTCGATGGCCACTCGAATTGTTTCATCGAGTCAGGAAACGGCAGAGCCTTGCTCATCGACTTTAATTATGAGTATGAGCCACACGAGGGTAATTTCCCCTTTGCCTTCGGCCCGATGAAGTTGCTGGAAGAGTCACGGCTCAATCACCTCGGCAAACTAGCTTTTCGCCATGTTTATTGGAATGTGCTGCTAAAAGCCTGGCCGATGCCGGGTATCAGCAGACATAAGAAAAAGCCAATAGCGTGAGGCATGTACCAGATCTCGAAACCCAACTAACCAACGACCATGAAAAAGAACATCGCAGGAACTGAAATCGACGTGAACGAGGAAGGCTACCTCACGGACATGTCACAATGGAGCGAAACG is a genomic window of Verrucomicrobiaceae bacterium containing:
- a CDS encoding ATP-binding protein; amino-acid sequence: MFDRWYAPTLAAKLTRPFVHIVFGARQCGKSTLIRSLLPEHAHIFDLADPGERSRFLREPERLIRICQAMPGQKEPHTVFVDEVQAVPALFDAVQHLFDSDKKRWRFILCGSSARKLRQAGANLLPGRSFVHHLFPLTMAERPAPKSMKATSAGIIDISFDPPSRNRFPEADLITRLAFGELPGVVTADEEDRDAMLNGYAVLHLEEEIRREGLVRDWGKFQRFLQLAAAESGQIVNYAAISNEAALSQPTVKAHYQLLEDMFLGFTLPAWTRSPRKQLLSTPRFYLFDLGLRHAAAGLTASEQTVLSNPGPIFEQWVGIELWKRLRYLGKGNLYYMRTKDGAEVDFIIEHGGEIIPIEVKWTTNPTPSDARHLRTFMAEQKGKAKRGYVVCRCDRPMQLDSHITAIPWHHL
- the gcvP gene encoding aminomethyl-transferring glycine dehydrogenase; this translates as MSTNFSRRHIGPSASEAVSMLQTLGFQSLDALIDNVVPEAIRSREALNLPQPLSEEQALRRLKQMMGRNKVLRSFIGLGYHDTFTPPVIQRNVLENPGWYTAYTPYQAEIAQGRLEALMNFQTMICDLTKMDVANASLLDEGTACAEALGLALAQVNGASHVVVSDQCHPHVTEVVKTRLAALSVEVKVVDVMHWRHDSSSKPAAVLVSYPDTLGVIQDYESLALETHAAGALLVVSADLLALAVLRPPGEFGADICVGNSQRFGVPLGFGGPHAAFMAVKDALKRRMPGRLVGLSKDAAGRPAYRLSLQTREQHIRREKATSNICTAQVLLAVIAGMYAVYHGPEGLRRIALRTHGAAVWLASELMQGGVDVLSDDFFDTLSIRTAKADDALKRAQLYGINLRKIDAQTVGVALDERVTAEELVHLLAVFGIAKPKQQPLLQDEHELHFSAQHQRTSAYLKHPVFNSYHSESEMMRYLHRLEVKDIALNRSMIPLGSCTMKLNAVAEMMPLSWPEVNALHPFCPYDQSEGYHAMFSELESWLAECTGFDAVSLQPNAGSQGEYAGLLAIRRFHEAHGDHHRDVCLIPTSAHGTNPASAVMCGMKVVPVICDEQGNISVDDLRSKIANHADNLAALMVTYPSTHGVFEASIVEICRAVHDAGGQVYMDGANMNAQVGLTSPGRIGADVCHLNLHKTFCIPHGGGGPGVGPIAVAAHLRPHLPGHHTWSDQKVGAVCSAPWGSASICTISWMYIAMMGPQLVQATKYAILNANYTAKRLEPSFPTLYKGQGGLVAHECIIDLRHFKRVTVEDVAKRLMDFGFHAPTMSWPVGGTLMIEPTESESQAELDRLCEALQCIRSEIESIETGTSDAVDNALKHAPHTAEAVCANHWPHAYSREEATYPLKWVRESKYWPPVARIDNVHGDRHLICTCVSVEEAAAQ
- a CDS encoding FAD-dependent oxidoreductase, which codes for MSKHLLILGGGTAGTMMANHLRRRLSRSDWRMTVVDRSERHLYQPGFLFLPFGIYEESDIVRQTRDFIPHGVDFVQAEVDQILPSEHAVTFNDGKRLSYDLLIVATGCRTAPEETEGMLGPKWRVNVHDFYTLDGAKALREKLADFTGGRVVVHINEMPIKCPVAPLEFAFLADTYFRERGLRDKITLTYVTPLSGAFTKPKSSKKLGHLLADKGIELVTDFVAERVDQENDKLICFDGREVPYDLLVTTPTNMGSEAVRRSAMGDDLDFIPTHKHTLQSLQHPDVFVIGDATNVPASKAGSVAHFESETLADNVMRHIRGEPLKEDFDGHSNCFIESGNGRALLIDFNYEYEPHEGNFPFAFGPMKLLEESRLNHLGKLAFRHVYWNVLLKAWPMPGISRHKKKPIA